In Marinibacterium anthonyi, the DNA window GCCCGCCGCCTTCCGGTATACCGAGGTTCGACTGGCCAAGACGGCGCGCGGCCTGCTGGACGATATCGACAAGGATACCGTTGATTTCCAAGACAATTACGACGGCAAGGACCGCGAGCCCACGGTCCTACCGGCGCGCTACCCGAACATGCTGGTCAACGGCGCCGAAGGCATCGCCGTCGGCATGGCCACGCGCATCCCGCCCCACAACCTGGGCGAAGTGATCGACGCGACGCTGGCACTGATCGTGGATCCGGACCTCAGCTCGGAACAGCTGATCGAATATATCCCCGCCCCGGATTTCCCGACCGGTGCGCAGATCCTGGGCCGCTCCGGTGCGCGCAAGGCCTATATCGAAGGCCGCGGCAGCGTGATCATCCGCGCCAAGACCCACGTCGAAGAGATCCGCAAGGACCGCTTTGCCATCATCATCGACGAGATCTGTTACCAGGTGAACAAGGCCTCGATGATCGAGAAGATCGCCGAAGCCGTGCGCGACAAGCGCATCGACGGCATCGCCCACGTGCAGGATGAATCCGACCGCTCTGGCGTGCGCGTGGTGATCGAACTGAAACGCGACGCCACACCGGATGTGGTGCTGAACCAGCTCTGGCGGTTCACGCCGATGCAAATGTCTTTTGGTTGCAATATGTTGGCGCTCAACGGCGGGCGGCCGGAACAGCTGACCCTGCGCGGCTTCCTGACCGCCTTCCTCGACTTCCGCGAGGACGTGATCGCGCGGCGCACCGCCTACCTGCTGCGCAAGGCGCGCGAACGCAGCCATATCCTGTGCGGCCTGGCCGTCGCCGTCAGCAACGTTGACGAGGTCGTCGCGACCATCCGCGCTTCGGCCGATGCGGCGGAAGCGCGTGAAAAGCTGATGACCCGCCGCTGGCCCGCCGCCGAGATCGCCGGATACATCCGCCTGATCGACGATCCGACCCATCCGATCAACGAGGACGGCACCTACAACCTGTCCGAAACCCAGGCGCGCGCCATCCTGGAACTGCGCCTGCAGCGCCTGACCCAACTGGGCGTGCGCGAGGTGACGGACGAGCTGGAGGAACTGGCCGCCAAGATCAAGGATTACCTCGACATCCTTGGCTCGCGCGAACGGATCATGGAGATCATCTCGACCGAACTGACCGAGATGAAAGACCAATTCGCCGTGCCCCGCCGGACCGAGATCCTCGACTGGTCGGGCGACATGGAGGACGAGGACCTCATCGAGCGCGAGGACATGGTCGTCACGGTCACCGCCGGCGGCTATATCAAACGCACGCCGCTTGCCGATTTCCGCGCGCAAAAGCGCGGCGGCAAGGGTGTTTCGGGTGGCGGGCTCAAGGACGAAGACGTGGTCACCACGCTGTTCGTCGCCAACACCCACACGCCGCTGCTGTTCTTCACCACCGACGGCATGGTCTACAAGCTGAAGACCTGGCGCCTGCCGGCCGGCGGACGGACGTCGCGGGGCAAGGCCATCGTCAACATCCTGCCGATCCCGCAGGGCGTGTCGATCGCGGCGATCATGCCGGTCGACCGGGACGAGGCAGACTGGGCCGATCTGCAGATCGTCTTTGCGACTTCTGGCGGCGATGTGCGGCGCAACGCCTTGTCGGACTTCACGAACGTGATGCGCAACGGCAAGATCGCCATGAAGCTGCCCGAGGGCGTCGAACTGGTGAATGCCCGCATCGCGTCCGAGGACGAGGACGTCATGCTGGTCACGGATTCGGGCCGCGCGATCCGCTTCCGGACAACGGATGTTCGGATCTTCAAGGGCCGCGATTCCACCGGCGTACGCGGCATCCGCCTGCTGAACGGCGACCGCGTGGTTTCCATGGCCGTGATCCGCCATTTCGAGGCGACACCGGATCAGCGGGCCACCTACCTCAAGATGCGCCGGCTGATGGCAGGCGTGGTCGAGGATGGCGAAGCGGACGAGGATGGCGGCAACGCCGACAGCCTGCTGCCGCAGGAACGCTATGCCGAGATGTCCGCAGCCGAGAACCTGATCCTGACGATCACGTCGCAGGGGTCGGGCAAGCTCAGCTCCAGCTTCGATTATCCGCTGCGCGGCCGGGGCGGCATGGGGGTCCAGGCGATGGACAAGGCCATGCGTGGCGGGCCGCTGGTGGCCTGTTTCCCGGTGGAAATGGACGACCAGATCATGCTGGCCACCTCGCGCGGCCAGTCGATCCGGGTGCCGGTCGACGGGATCTCGTTCCGCTCGCGCAGCGCGGGCGGCGTGAAGGTGTTCAATACCGGCGAGGGCGAGGAAGTCGTCAGCGTGGCCTGGATCGCCGACCAGGGCGAGGAGGAGGACGGCGAGGATTAATCCTCGCTAAACCTCTCGCCCGTATCGTGCGGCCCGGAACCGGAGGGCCGCACGATGAACCTTTACACCTGCATGATCGACCTGAAGAACGAGGCCAAGGCGCTTAACTTCGCCATGGCGCTCGAGGCCTGGATGACCCATCTGCAGGACAAGGGCGTGATCGCCGGATGGCAGCTGTATCGGCGCAAGCTGAACCTGGCGTCA includes these proteins:
- the gyrA gene encoding DNA gyrase subunit A; its protein translation is MSDTPEPPENEEEKPARPPYDGPTVSIETEMKTAYLDYAMSVIVSRAIPDLRDGLKPVHRRILYAMDEVGNSHDKPYRKSSRPVADTMGKYHPHGDSAIYDALVRMAQDFSMSLPLLDGQGNFGSMDGDPPAAFRYTEVRLAKTARGLLDDIDKDTVDFQDNYDGKDREPTVLPARYPNMLVNGAEGIAVGMATRIPPHNLGEVIDATLALIVDPDLSSEQLIEYIPAPDFPTGAQILGRSGARKAYIEGRGSVIIRAKTHVEEIRKDRFAIIIDEICYQVNKASMIEKIAEAVRDKRIDGIAHVQDESDRSGVRVVIELKRDATPDVVLNQLWRFTPMQMSFGCNMLALNGGRPEQLTLRGFLTAFLDFREDVIARRTAYLLRKARERSHILCGLAVAVSNVDEVVATIRASADAAEAREKLMTRRWPAAEIAGYIRLIDDPTHPINEDGTYNLSETQARAILELRLQRLTQLGVREVTDELEELAAKIKDYLDILGSRERIMEIISTELTEMKDQFAVPRRTEILDWSGDMEDEDLIEREDMVVTVTAGGYIKRTPLADFRAQKRGGKGVSGGGLKDEDVVTTLFVANTHTPLLFFTTDGMVYKLKTWRLPAGGRTSRGKAIVNILPIPQGVSIAAIMPVDRDEADWADLQIVFATSGGDVRRNALSDFTNVMRNGKIAMKLPEGVELVNARIASEDEDVMLVTDSGRAIRFRTTDVRIFKGRDSTGVRGIRLLNGDRVVSMAVIRHFEATPDQRATYLKMRRLMAGVVEDGEADEDGGNADSLLPQERYAEMSAAENLILTITSQGSGKLSSSFDYPLRGRGGMGVQAMDKAMRGGPLVACFPVEMDDQIMLATSRGQSIRVPVDGISFRSRSAGGVKVFNTGEGEEVVSVAWIADQGEEEDGED